The following DNA comes from Vairimorpha necatrix chromosome 5, complete sequence.
acaatattcATAAGGCTTTTACATCGTTTTAAACGataattctttaataaatattaattatataaatatatgatatttaaCTTTTGGAAGGAAAATATATGAACtcatataaaattgatgTTTTACTTATTTCAAAAGGACATAAAAGACTATCAAAAGaacattttgaaaattgTTTGACTATATAAATCAATGAAGTACTAAAAAAGAcctaattaatatatataccttaaaatgataaatatcTAACCTAGAATCTGTTTATAACAACAAAAACTGATTTAAAACAAGTTTAACgctataaaaaacaattgtaatgacaaaataatataatttatttacaaatttagacTGCTTTTAAacacatattttaaataatagtgtaaaaaaaaaatttaaatactgttgcatataaattttaatcaaaTCAGATCTAAATTGAACTATTTTTGTACTATGAagatttttgtttattccTCTCCACTCTGGCGCCTCAACTTAAAAAACAGGCTGcactaaaaaattctttatttatactgACAAGGGCGTGATAAAGTGTAAATTAGCCTTGTTTAGATTCTTTTAGTTTTTCCCGAGATACATTCTTCTCGGGTATTAGCCTTATGATACTTAGGATTTATTCTAGTTGAATATTTGGTAGTTTTTCTTGTACTTAATATATGTTACGTCTGGATTACACTCATAAGCTTTTATGGTcctttaaatttgttttaaatgtGTACATTCGGGCTCTAAACTAAATATTGTGTTATGTGcaataataaattcttcataatttcatttgaaacctcataataaaataattttacattgtaattataaagaaagacgcaattttagaaaaaaatggtAGTAAGTTTTTTGTCTCTTTCGCATGTTGATATTAAAACTATGTCAATCTTTGTTTTtcatgaaaatttaatttcttgATTTGACTGCAAACTAGTGGCTTGGGTTGTTAtacaattgttttttatacatgATTTGTTTATACTGTCGActctaaatatatataaatatatatatatatatataaataatatcttaaaattatatacatttttatttgttcaCAAATTATTTGGACTAATCAAGATTCtacttgtaaaataaatctgGCTAATTCAAAATCGTCTTAAATCTAGATTATCTTCATTATTAcgtcttttataaattttatatcctAAAAATGTGAAAAAAGTcattaatataatacacataaaaattagtaaataaatttcgTCGTAATAATTGGTCTTgttttcaaatataaaataaatttcagTTGAACTGATATCAGTAGTGTTATGTAATTCAAGTTGTGAAAGATTatctatataaataatatcttTAATGCCAGTATCATCGATGTAAATGTCATTTGTTATCATATTATAAGTTTTATCATTGACCACTTCAGTAATATTATTAGATATAGTATTATTTTCAACAGTAAATGTCTCAGTGATGTTTTTAAAGTCATAATCATTATTTATGCATTGTGCTTTTTGTAGTtgataataattattttttatatcttcatataaaagttttattccATTTGTCCCATAGCatgttttataatgtaTAAATAAGTCTTTACAATACTTATAAACAAGTGAAGGAAGATTATTACTTTTTTCACTCTCTATGTAACAcatattttcaataattatttttttaatggcATCTGTGGTTGAATttgaattattaataatatctttataacatataagtaataaattatagtaTTCTATTGACGAATACGTAACTtcatcaataaaatttttttcattcttTGTAAGTTGATTGAATGATGTATAGTTTGAACCTTTTAAATCGAAGTATTCTAAATATGCATTCCTTAGTAAATCACTTCTATTTGCAAAACTTTTTTGTGAATTATCCTTTTctgtcatttttttaaaaatatcatgtCCAGTTATTGTGTCCCAAATAAGCTTACCTAAACTACGAAATGCTTCGAAagttttattgtttttttgaaatctattctcaaatatattacaaattttttcacTATTTACAATGATGTCTAGCATATTATCTTCACTAACATTTGTTTTTGTAGCgcttataaataataagaaaatataaataaaaaataaagttttcaTTTAAGGGGACTAATGTTttactaaataaatatatcaaaaaaatttaattaaaaatgtacATTTGTATAAAGGTTTTGTATAACTTGATTCTTTTTTGATTTGTCGATTATATGTTAGAAAAGTTGTTGTTTAATATATCATTGTTCTAATAAcgatttaaaatattattgataaCGTGAAAAGAGAGAAACAAAGGAATTGTTTATGGCAAAATCGTCTTTTTATACTTACTATGTTTTGATCAGagtttttattgaaaaccGACGACGTGTCGATTGATAAAGAAAGTTTaaactttaaatataaatgtttgttttataGTATTTATCTCCCATATAAAAGTGTTAAACGTATATAGACATATGTGTCTATGTTAGTACCACAACATTACCCTCCAATTCTTgttttattgataaataatctttttttagttgTATATGATCAATAAATAACATAAGCTAATGATGCAAATATTGTCTTGcacttttaataatagaaaaaaaatctgaatcgttaattattataaaaaaaatatttaagaatataaaatacttgttttcttatataattaaagcTTTAATGAcgcatttttaaataatttagatAATACAGGaaataagaattaaaaccaatttatatttcaacataattattttttgtttttaaaaaaaatatcatactataaattaatttttatagaattttcTTTACTTTCATTGTATTGATAGCCCGAAAACTAtgattttagaaattacaTAATCTGTACGAGTTTATATCTGTTTTTCACGCTCGAAAATTTCTATTTAAATCGTATTTTGACTATTTTTGATGAAAATTTGTAAGCTATTGTgcattttgatttatattttattatttaatttaaatctttatttcACTATTATATCAATATgggttataaaaaagatatgaTTTTATGatcttatatattaatatctatatatttttgatcaATATTAATTCAATAGAAAGTTATAATAAGTATTAAAAACGTAGGTTTTATGttcaatttaaaaactttcAGAAATCAAGTGGTTATGGCTAATTACGGCTAAACAATGTAAACTAAGATTCGTActttaaaacattataGGTTCTATGTTGATTAATTCATATTTACATCTATATGTCATTAAACActaattatttgttttttaagtcaaaaagatattattttaaaattttttgtaaacaaTTTAAATGTCTAATTGGATATTTATTACAAAACTTGTGTAGATTTActtaaaatgtaaattagATGTAAGTGAGTCTGTGTAAAGTTTAAAGACAAAAgcataaagaatttattattgatttatataGACAGGATggtattgttttttttgtcagtttaattattgaatacgctaattattaaaatacgTTTTATGTGACAACATTATTTgtgaagatataaaaatgatataaataataaatgtaaaaatatattttcatgtTTTTTGAGAGTATTTCCAAataaagtaataaaaaCCTATTGCacttaatattaaattgtaaaaaaaaagtagaTCTGACAAACACAACCCAAATACGACTCCATTATGCAgtctataaataaatataaaattatataatacttTAAAAGTATTTCAAAGTATGGTCATCAATAAATACATAATAAGTAATTACTGATtagatcaaaaaaaattaagacaTTTAATTCTGGACCTTCATCTTTTAAACATCATAAATTAGATAattcattaataaaaacaaaaacatgTTCATAATAAGAACAAAATctgaatttatatatttttatgagtGAAAgcaattttaatattagaacaattataataaacgaACTtacttgaaaaaaaaatgagcGCCATTTAACATAGAAAATTATGGTTTCGACAtatatacattttattaatcGACAAATGGTGATGATTTACATCAGTATCGATTATTATCAATAAATACTTAAATTAAATGGGGCTGGTATGGCtcttgtttttaatattatatttcttagacttttttatgtatcttAACCCAagaaacataaatattaaaccaGTCAACATTAAAatgatgataaaaatagacATACTACTCCATAAATTTGCtgtttcttcttcttctttaatattaaataaatgttcaaaatttatatgctCAAGTACATCACTTACATTAGTATTTTCCATGCCaattattttgaaattaataTCATCATATGGACATTCTGCAATATACAATTGGTCTTCGTTGTAAATAAGATTGCTTAATTCTTTTCTATCACAATTTGTGTAGTGTCCAATAAGATCTCCGCAacttttaaagaaaaaagaaggaATGTTTCTCTGTATTccgttttttatatagcACGTGTTAATactaattatattttcaagcGAATCTTTAGTATAGTTAGTACTATTTAACACATCCTTAAAACAAATACGCAATATGTCATAATATTCTGTTGTACTGTTTATAAGTTcttgaataaattttttttcaaatgtAGTAAAGGAATTTGACAAATCGCTGTCTACATCTTTATTCAAAATCAAGTCTATATATCCTTGCCAtaattttgtctttttGTTGTTAAAACTATTTATAGAAGTATCAGTTTTAATCATTCTCTTGAAGATATCATGGTTTGTAATTATATTCCACACCATTTCGCAAAGAATTCTAATATTATTCTCTGACAGACTTTTTTCTTGAATTCTTTTTTCCAGGGAATCACATGGTTCTTCGTTGTATATAATAGAATTTATCaaatcaatatattttttattagattcTACATTAATTGTCGTACTTAGTACTAattgaattaaaaataacgaCCACATTTGGggcaatatattttttatgtttttataccACAATATGCTAaattaagtttttaaaaagtgaTTTGTTTgagataaaattaaaatttataaagctTTTTTCTGATCTTATATGAGTTATCAATATcaaatacaatatttaagatattaataattgacGTTTAATCGAAAAAGACTTGAgaataaaacattattaggacggtaaaaaaaactaattcCTTCACTTAacatacatttttttttattattgaagCATTGGTAGTTGTGTAATTGTGATTAGCataaaaacattgtttaagttttaaaaaaatttgcatttgaaaagttttataatttatataacttGTTGTCTTAGAtcctttaaaaacaataagaTATTAAAATGGCAATGATTCGTTGTTCGTTACTTAAATTTTCACACAAAATACTAAAAAGCATTTTATGATAGAAAATGTTGTTGTTTATTTTGacaacaaattttttttatcgttATTACTATGTAATATGTATTAAATTACGAATATAATCTTAAACTTCATTTTGAAGTTTcgatttcaattttatctttGTCAGATGTATCTTTGGATTTTGCAAATAATTAAACTTGCGAACAACGaatctatataaaattttttaaaaattgcaaTGAAATTCtgcattttaaaaaaaaatgtgtattaaattaaaacatcaTAATTAAGTAGATTTTACATATggatacaaatttttttcaattttttgttttctcaAAATTGATATTAATCCTTTTGGATTTCATAATCTGCctttatatttcaaaatattctCGTATTTTTTTCTCCTATAAAGTTCATTGTGCATATGTATTTTCAGCCATCATTAATACTTTGAGAACAATACcgtttatttataataataaaaaattaatcgaaaaatatataatctcaaatttttattcttgtTAAATActcataaattttaatgaataaaaatatttattaaaatgatatatttaaaaaatcatgcTTTTATTCGTTTAAAGGAATTGAAACTAATTCCATTAAATCATCGGATCTTTCAATAGTGTTCGTTCTGTTGTTCTTGTAACTCTCCATCTAGACCAGAAAAAACctattaagaaaataaaagctAAAATTAAGTAAATAGATACCATTACGATAATTATATCCTctgtaattttattagtatATTCGATAAATTCTCTCGTATTTCGATCATCAATAATacatttgtattttaataaCTCATTTtcgttatattttaaataattactAAGATATTCCATGCCATTTTCTCCAAAACATTCCTGGTAATTCGGAATAAACCCATCACATAGTTTATAAACTACAGAGGGCAGATTTTCATTAATGCCATTAGCTATAAAACATGTGTTTTCcgtaataattttttcaataatttctaaagCAGACGTTTCATTGTGAACTGTTCCCTGAAAACAATGATGTAATGTTATAAAAAGGTTATAAGTATTGGttataatttcatttaaaaagttCTGTTCACCTTctgaaaaaatttcaaaaaaattggtAGTATGAGTTTCTGTATTCATTAAATCTAAATATCCTAATTTCATAATAGAGCTTCTGTTAGCAAAACTGTTTTCTGATGTATCGTTTTgtgttatatttttaaaaactgtATTACTTGTTATCGTATTCCATACAACTTCTCCAAGAATTCGTACATTATCAAATGCcagatttttttcatatttatctCTTTCAATAgaattacaaattttatcaCTGTTAATAATCTCTTTTAAAGCATTTTCAACGACATTACTacattttgaaaaaaatgtcaTAAACATGATCAATTGATAGAAAATGTTTAACTGTTGCATTGACggtaatattaaaaaaaaaatttatacaaaaatagctatattcttattaaaattgaattGTAACATTTTCGCCGTCTAACCTTATGTAAAAGcaaagtaaaattttattcgatgtttattaattgatttaaataagtatattaaat
Coding sequences within:
- a CDS encoding putative SP-containing membrane protein — protein: MKTLFFIYIFLLFISATKTNVSEDNMLDIIVNSEKICNIFENRFQKNNKTFEAFRSLGKLIWDTITGHDIFKKMTEKDNSQKSFANRSDLLRNAYLEYFDLKGSNYTSFNQLTKNEKNFIDEVTYSSIEYYNLLLICYKDIINNSNSTTDAIKKIIIENMCYIESEKSNNLPSLVYKYCKDLFIHYKTCYGTNGIKLLYEDIKNNYYQLQKAQCINNDYDFKNITETFTVENNTISNNITEVVNDKTYNMITNDIYIDDTGIKDIIYIDNLSQLELHNTTDISSTEIYFIFENKTNYYDEIYLLIFMCIILMTFFTFLGYKIYKRRNNEDNLDLRRF
- a CDS encoding putative SP-containing membrane protein; its protein translation is MWSLFLIQLVLSTTINVESNKKYIDLINSIIYNEEPCDSLEKRIQEKSLSENNIRILCEMVWNIITNHDIFKRMIKTDTSINSFNNKKTKLWQGYIDLILNKDVDSDLSNSFTTFEKKFIQELINSTTEYYDILRICFKDVLNSTNYTKDSLENIISINTCYIKNGIQRNIPSFFFKSCGDLIGHYTNCDRKELSNLIYNEDQLYIAECPYDDINFKIIGMENTNVSDVLEHINFEHLFNIKEEEETANLWSSMSIFIIILMLTGLIFMFLGLRYIKKSKKYNIKNKSHTSPI
- a CDS encoding putative SP-containing membrane protein, translating into MQQLNIFYQLIMFMTFFSKCSNVVENALKEIINSDKICNSIERDKYEKNLAFDNVRILGEVVWNTITSNTVFKNITQNDTSENSFANRSSIMKLGYLDLMNTETHTTNFFEIFSEGEQNFLNEIITNTYNLFITLHHCFQGTVHNETSALEIIEKIITENTCFIANGINENLPSVVYKLCDGFIPNYQECFGENGMEYLSNYLKYNENELLKYKCIIDDRNTREFIEYTNKITEDIIIVMVSIYLILAFIFLIGFFWSRWRVTRTTERTLLKDPMI